CAGGCCGTCCAGACAGCCGGCGAAGGCGCCGGCGATGGGGTACGCCGGCACGCGGTCCGCGAACCCGCCCTTGTAGGCGGCGACGACGCGCTCGCGCGGCGTGGACTGGGTCGTCTTCTCCTCTTCCATGTGGCGGCCTCCTTCGAAGCGGATCGCCGCGATTATTGCCCAAGTCGACGGCGGCCTCAAGGCCCGGCGCGTGATTGTCCCAACTGGGATTCAGGTGCGTGAAGCGCGCTGCCAGGCGCGATAGGTCTCGTTGGCGAGGATGCCGAGCGCGATCGTGATCATCACGATGCCCAGGCCGAAGGTCAGCCGCCCGAGAAGCTGCGCCCAGTTGAGCAGCCCGAGCTGTCCGAGAAGATAGTTCCAGTCGTGGCCGGTAGGGTCGCCGCCGAGGAGCGGCAGCGCCCGCTTCTTCGCGTCAGCCATATAGATCGCGACGTCGGTGACGCTCTCGCCGGTCCAGAAGAGCGCGACGGCAAACGAGCCGAGCTGGCGCTGGTGGAGGAAGGTCCACGCGCAGCCGGCGGGCAGAATGACCTGGAGGGCGGAGCCGGCGAGGACGTAGAGGAAGCGCGGCAGGAAGAGCGCGAAGGTGTGGCCGGCCTCGTGGAGGACAAGGTCGATGCCGTGAATGAAGCGCAGCGGCCCGGTCGTTGAATTAAAATCCAACTCGCGTTCGAGGATCTGCCAGCCGAGGAGCGCCATCACGAGCAGGCCGAGGGCCCGGCCGGCGACGGCCGCCCACAACACGAGGGGAGCCGCTAGCCTCCGGCCTTGGCGGCGGGAGAGATGGCCGCGGCCTGATGGCCGTTGTCGTCGATGCCGCAGGCCGCCGGGGCGCCCTCGCGGTGGATCGACAGGTCCCGGATGCTCGGATGCTCGCCGCACACCGGGCACTTCGGATCGCGCCTGAGCTTGACCTCGCGGAAGCGCATGCCGAGGGCGTCGTAGGTCAGGAGCCGCCCGATGAGGGGATCGCCGATGCCGAGCAGGAGCTTGATGACCTCGGTCGCCTGCACCAGTCCGATCACGCCTGGGAGCACGCCCAGGACCCCGGCCTCGCTTCAGGAGGGAACGAGGCCCGCCGGCGGCGGCGTGGGATAGAGGCAGCGGTAGCAGGGGCCCTGCCCCGGCGCGAAGACCGTCGCCATGCCCTCGAACTGGAAGATCGAGCCGTGGATATTGGTCTTGCCCGCGAGGCAGCAGGCGTCGTTGACGAGGTAGCGGGTGTCGAAGTTGTCCGAGCCGTCCACGACGAGGTCGTAGTCCTTGATGATGTCCATCACGTTGTCCACGTCGATGCGCGTGGGCAGCTTGATGACGTTGATGTCGGGGTTGAGCGCCTGGATGGTCTCGGCGCCGGAGTCGACCTTGGGGCGTCCGACGCTGGCCGTCGTGTGGAGCACCTGGCGCTGCAGGTTGGAAACGTCCACGACGTCGCCGTCCATGAGCCCGAGCGTCCCCACCCCCGCGGCGGCGAGATAGAGCGCCGTCGGCGAGCCCAGCCCGCCCGCGCCGATCAGCAGCACCTTCGAGCGCAGGAGCTTGCGCTGCCCCTTCTCGCCGACCTGCGGGAGGAGGAAGTGGCGGCTGTAGCGCTGGATCTGCTCGCTGCCGAGCGGCGCGTCCTTCACGACGCCGAGGCCCGACTGGGCCCAGCGCTGGAAGCCGCCCTGGAGGTTGACCACGTTCGTGTAGCCGAGATCGTGGAGCGCCTTGGCCGCGAGCATGGAGCGAAGCCCGGTCTGGCAGTACAGGACAATGGGCGTCGTCTGATCGGCCGCGGCCGTGCCGATGCGGAACTCGAGGAAGCCGCGGCTGATGTTGTTCGCGCCTTCGATCGAGCCGTCGCGGTACTCGTCTGGGTCACGCACGTCGATGACCACGACGGCCTCGCCCGCGTCGAGCCGCTTCTTGAGCTCGGCCGGCGGCTGTTCCGGGATGACCTGCCTGGCCTCGCCCAGCATCTCCTTCAACGTCTTCATGCGATCGCTCCTTGCGGCGGTTGCGTCTTTAGAATCTACAGGTTCATATTACCACCATTCCCGGTCGGAGCAGGGAAGAAGGCCCTCCTCCCTGTCGGAGCTGGAACAAGACTGCTATAATCGGCCGCGAAATGAAAGGGTTAATCCTCTCCGGCGGGCGCGGGACGCGGCTCCGCCCCATCACCTTCACCTCGGCCAAGCAGCTGATCCCGGTGGCCAACAAGCCCATCCTCTTCTATGGGATCGAGGCGCTGGCGGCTTCCGGCATCCGCGAGATCGGCATCGTCGTCGGCGAGACCCACCGGGAGATCCGTGACGCCGTCGGCGACGGCTCGCGCTTCGGCGTGTCGGTGACGTACATCCAGCAGGATGCCCCGCTGGGACTCGCGCACGCGGTCCTCGTCTCCGAGCCCTTCCTGGGCTCGGACTCCTTCTGCATGTACCTGGGCGACAACCTGATCCGCGAGAAGCTCGAGCCGCTCGTCACGCGCTTCCGCGACGAGAAGCCGCAGAGCCAGATCCTGCTCGCCCGCGTGCCCGATCCGACCCAGTTCGGCGTCGCCGAGCTTCGGGACGGCAAAGTGGTCCGGCTCATCGAGAAGCCCAAGGTCCCGCCGTCCGACCTGGCGCTGGTCGGCGTCTACATGTTCGACGCGACGATCTTCCAGGCGGTCAAGGCCATCAAGCCTTCGGCGCGCGGCGAGCTCGAGATCACCGACGCGATCCAGTGGCTCATCGACCAGGGGCACGTCGTCCGGCCGCACATCATCGAAGGCTGGTGGAAGGACACGGGCAAGCTCGAGGACCTGCTCGAGGCCAACCGCATCATCCTCGACACGCTCGTGCCGAGGACGGACGGCGTCGTCGAGGACTCCGACATCGCGGGCAAGGTCGTGGTCGAGGCCGGCGCGCGGGTGGTCAAGAGCACGGTGCGGGGGCCGGCCATCATCGGCAAGGGCGCCGTGATCGAGAACGCGTACATCGGGCCCTTCACCTCCATCGGCGACGGCGTCGTGGTGCGGGGCAGCGAGGTCGAGCACTCCATCGTCCTCGAGGGCGCCAGCATCTCGGACATCGGCGGCCGCATCGAGTCGAGCCTCATCGGGCGTAACGTGTCCATCCACAAGAGCGCGCGCAAGCCGAGGTCGTTCAACTTCATGCTGGGCGACCGCAGCGAGGTTGGGCTCGTCTGATGCGCCTCAACGACGACGCCCAGCGCGCCTACTTGGTGCAGGACTACGCCGCGCAGCCGGCCATCCAGGGCGTGGAGCTCGTCGACCTCAAGCGCATCGCGGACGACGGCGGGAACTTCACGGAGCTCGGGCGTCTCGGCGCCGGCATCCACGCGGCTTTCCAAGGCTTCGAGGTCAAGCAGATCAACTACAGCGAGCTGGAGCCCGGCGCGATCAAGGCCTTCCATATCCATCGGAGCCAGACGGATGCCTGGTTCGTCCCGCCCGGCGACAAGATGCTCCTGGTGCTGCTCGACGTCCGCGCGGGCTCGCCGACTTCGAGCGTCGCGCGCCGGCTGGTCCTGGGCGACGGCGCCTCGCGCCTCGTACGCATTCCGCCTGGCGTGGCGCACGGCGTGAGGAACCTCGCGGCGGCGCGCGGGCGGATCATCTATTTCGTCGACGCGCAGTTCCAGGCGGCCCCGGCCGAGTGCGACGAGGGGCGGCTGCCCTGGGACTTTGCCGGCGCCGGCGTCTGGGACGTCGTGCGGGGATAAGCCGCCCGTGAAGATCCTCGTGACGGGTGGGGCGGGCTTCATCGGCTCCAACTATGTCCGCCACGTCCTGACCAATCACCCCGAGGACGCGGTGGTCAACCTCGACAAGCTGACCTACGCGGGCAACCTCGAGAACCTCCGCGACGTCGAGAAGGACCCCCGCTACCGTTTCGTCCACGGCGACATCTGCGATCGCGCCGCCGTGGACGAAGCGATGGAAGGGACGGCGGCGGTCGTCCACTTCGCCGCCGAGACCCACGTGGACCGCTCGAACGCGGGCGCCGGCGAGTTCCTCAAGACCAATGTCAGCGGCACCTTCACGCTCCTCGAGGCCGCGCGGGAGCGGAAGATCGGGCGCTTCCTCGCCGTCGGGACCGACGAGGTGTACGGGAGCATCGCCAAGGGCGGCGCGCGCGAGCTCGACCCGCTGAACCCGTCCAATCCCTACTCGGCCTCCAAGGCCGCGGCCGACCTCCTCGCCAAGGCGTACTGGATCACCCACCGCCTGCCCGTGGTGATCACGCGCAGCAGCAACAACTTCGGCCCGTACCAGTATCCGGAGAAGGTCATCCCGCTCTTCATCACCAACGCGATCGAAGACATGCCGCTGCCGCTCTACGGCGACGGGAAGAACGTGCGCGACTGGCTCTACGTCCTCGACAATTGCGCGGCCATCGACCTCGTCCTCCGCAAGGGCAAGGACGGCGAGATCTACAACATCGGCGGCAGCCACGAGGCCGAGAACGTGGTGCTGACCCGGCAGGTGCTGCACCTCCTCGGCAAGCCCGAGAGCCTCATCACCCCGGTGGCCGACCGGCCGGGCCACGACCGGCGCTACGCGCTCGACTCGACCAAGGTCCGGACGCTCGGGTGGAAGCCGGCGCATCCCTTCGCCGCCGCCCTCGAGGCGACCGTGGCGTGGTACAAGGGACACGAGGCGTGGTGGAAGCCGATCAAGTCCGGCGCCTTCCGCGCGTACTACGAGAAGCAGTACCTGACCGCAGTTCGAGCTGAGACAAGATAGCCATGCGCCGCTCCGTCCTGATCGCCGCCGTCCTGCTGCTGGCGCTCCCCGCGCTGCTCGTCGCGGCGCCGAAGGGCGGCGCGCCCCGGCCGGACCCGAACCGAATCTCCTCCCTCCCGTCTCATATCGAGCGCGTCGCGCCGTCCATCGTCGGCATCCACGTCGAGGTGCCCCCCGACCGGTCGTCCGTGGCGACGCTCGGCGCCGAGCGCTGGGGCAGCGGCGTCATCTTCGACCAGGCCGGGTACGCGCTCACGGTGAGCTATGTCCTGCTGGACGCCGCGTGGATCGACGTGACGCTCCGCGACGGGCGCAAGGTCCCGGCCAAGCTCGTCGGTCTCGACCTCGAGTCGGGGCTTGGAGTCGTCAAGCTGGACGGGCCCGGGCCCTGGCGGGCGGCCACGCTCGGCGACTCGACCCGGATGGCGGTCGGAGACCTGACGGGCACCGTGGGTCTCGACGATGACGGCCAGCTCGTAGCGGTGCCCGGCAAGGTCCAGGAGATCAAGCCCTTCGCCGCCTCGTGGGAGTACATGCTCGACCGCGCGATCCTCGTGGCGCCCTACAGCCCGGCCTTCGGCGGCGCGGCCCTGGTAGATGCGACCGGCGCCGTCGTGGGCATCATCTTGCTGAGACTCGGGGAAGCGCCCTTCGTCAACCTCGCCGTCCCGATCGAGCAGTTCCTCGGCGGCAAGCAGGAGCTGATCGCCAAGGGCCGCGTCGAGAGCCGCCGCCCGCGGCCGTGGATCGGCCTCTACACGCGAGAGCTCGTGGGCGGGGGCGTGGTCGTGGCGGGCGTCTCGCCCATCGGACCCGCGCGCACGGCGGGATTCCGCCCGGGCGACGTCATCGTGCGCGTCAACGGCGCCGAGGTCTCGAGCCAGGCGGAGTTCTACCGGCGGCTCTGGCTTGGCGTGATCGGGCAGGACGTGCAGCTCGTGGTCATGCGCGCCGCACGCCTCGAGGCGATCACCGTGCGCCCCGTGGACCGTTACCGCCTCCTCAAGACCGGCGACCGGTAGCGGGCCCACGATGCGTGGCGTGGACACTTACCAGGGGCGCGGCCTCATCGCCGACCCCATCCATCAGTACATCCTCTACACGCGCCCCGACGGCATCCCCGGCGAGGCGACGGAGCAGGACCTCCTCGACTCGCCCTGGATGCAGCGGCTCCGGCGCGTGCCGCAGCTCCAGTCGGCGCGCTGGGTCTTCCCGGCCGCCGAGCACAGCCGATTCCAGCACTCGCTGGGGGCGATGCACCTGGCGGGCCGCTTCGCCCAGCAGCTGCACCCCTCGCTCAAGGCCGAGTTCCCGGACGCCCCGTCGGCGGCGCTCCTGGAAGAGCTGCTGCGGATGTCGGGGCTCCTCCACGACATCGGACATGGGCCCTTCGGGCACTTCTTCGACGACAACTTCCTGGTGGATTTCGGTCTCACGCACGAGATCGTCGGCCAGCGGATCATCCGCGAGCAGATCGCCGACCTGATCCGCGGGCTCAGGCGCAGCCCATCGGCGCCGTTCGAGACCGGCGAGGCGATCAACCCCGATTGGATCTGCTACCTCATGGGCAAGGACCGGACGCGGCCCGAGGCCGAGCACCCGCGCTGGCTCGCCCACCTCAAGCCGCTCCTCAGCGGGATCTACACCGCCGATAACATGGACTACGTGCTCCGCGACTCGTACATGTGCGGCGTGGCCGTCGGGCCCATCGACATCGAGCGGATCATCTACTACTCGTTTTTCAGCGACAAAGGGTTGACGCTCGACCGCGGGGGCATCCAGGCGTTCATCATGTTCCTGAACGCCCGCTTCTACATGTACACCAACGTCTACTATCACCGGACCACGCGAGGCATCGACCTGCACCTGAAGGAGATCTTCCGCGATACCATCCGGCTCATGTTCCCCTACGATCTCAACAAGGACCTGGCGCCCTATCTCCACCTGACCGAGTGGACGCTGCTCGAGGAGGTCGCGCGCTGGCAGGACGCCGGCGATCCCGAGCGCAAGACCCTCGGCCAGGAGTGGCGGCACATCCTCGACCGGCGCCTGAAGTGGCGGATGTCCCACGAGGTCGTCCTCGATCTCTTCGAGCCGCGCAGGGGGTTCGGCTTCATGAAGGCCGAGGAGGTCGAGCAGCGCGTGCGCGAGCTCCTGCCGGCGGGGATGCGGGACTTCCCGTTCAAGATCGACATGGCCCAGCAGGACCCGCGGCCGCTCAACCCCATCGGGATGCAGGACCGCCAGATCTACGTCTACGACTCGGCCACGCGCTCCGTATCGGCGGAGCCGCTCAAGGAGCTGCTCAAGTACCTGCCCGGCAAGGTCGCGCAGTGCCGCATCTTCGCCAAGACCCACGAACACGATCAGGCGCTTGCGAAGGCGCTCAACCAGGCGCTCGGAGAAGAGCGCCCCGCCCACCCGACCAACCTCTAGTCGCCAACCTCTAGACCTGAGGGCTCACCGATGGACACCTATCGCGGCGTCGACTACTACGGCATCGAGGCCTTGCTGACGGAAGAGCAGCGGATGGTGCGGGACGCCGTCCGGGACTGGGTGGAGAAGGAGTTCGTGCCGATCGTGAGTCGGCACCACCGCGACGAGACGTTCCCGCTTGAGGTGGCCAAGCCGCTGGGCGAGATGGGCGTCTTCGGCGCCACGCTCAAGGGCTACGGCTGCGCCGGCCTCGACAACGTCGCGTACGGGCTCATCATGCAGGAGCTCGAGCGCGGGGATTCGGGGCTGCGCTCCTTCGCCTCGGTGCAGAGCGGCCTCGTCATGTACCCGATCTACGCCTACGGCTCGGAGACGCAGAAGGAGAAGTGGCTGCCGCGACTCCAGTCCGGACAGTCGCTCGGCTGCTTCGGGCTGACCGAGCCGGATCATGGATCCGACCCGGGTTCCATGGCGACGCGCGCCATCAAGAAGGGCAACGAGTACGTGCTCAACGGCACCAAGCTCTGGATCACCAACGGCTCGGTCGCCGAGGTCGCCGTGGTCTGGGCCAAGGGCGACGACGGCGAGATCGGCGGCTACCTCGTCGAACGCGGCACGCCCGGCTTCTCGACGCTCGACATCCACGGCAAGTTCTCCATGCGTGCGTCGATCACGTCGGAGCTCGCCTTCGCCGATTGCAAGATCCCGCTCGAGAACAAGCTGCCCGGCGTCAAGGGGCTCAAGGGACCGCTCGGCTGTCTCTCCCAGGCGCGCTACGGGATCGCGTGGGGGGCGATCGGCGCGGCCATGGGCTGCTACGACTGGGCGCTCCAGTACTCCCAGCAGCGCATCCAGTTCGGGAAGCCGATCGGCTCGTTCCAGCTCGTCCAGCAGAAGCTCGTCTGGATGATCACGGAGATCACCAAGGCCCAGCTCTTGTGCCTGCGCCTGGGCCAGCTCAAGGACGAGGGCAAGGTCAGGGCGCAGCAGATCTCCATGGCCAAGCGGAACAACGTCCAGATGGCGCTCGACACGGCGCGCCTGGCGCGCGACATCCTGGGCGCCGCCGGCATCGTGGACGAGCACCCGATCATCCGCCACATGATGAACCTGGAGACCGTCAACACCTACGAGGGCACCCACGACATCCACACGCTGATCATCGGACGCGACATCACGGGTCTCGACGCTTTCGGCATGTGAGCGCCGCTCCGGGCGCGACCCGGCGACGTGGCGCGTGCGTCAGGCGGGCAGCGCCGCGTAGAGCTCGACGGTGTGGCCGTCCGGATCCTTGACGCAGAAGCAGGGCGTCGCGCCGCCCACCTCGCCGAAAGGCTGGAGCCCCGCCTGCTCCGCCTCGCGGCGCGCAGCCTGCAGAGCCTCGCGCGTGCTGCCGACGCAGAAGGCGACGTGGTAGAGGCCGGGCGCTCCGGCGGGAAGAGGCTTCGCCTCGATGCGCGCCACCTCGAGCGAGACGTCGTGGTGGTGGGCGCCGGCGGAGAGGAAGACGATGCGCCCATCCTTGCCGCGACCCGTCTCGCGGAGGCCGAGAACGTCTCGATAGAACCGAACGGATGAACCGAGGTCGCGCACGAAGAGGGAAACGTGTCCCAACTCGCTGACTCGCATGGCGGCGGTAGTGTAGCATAGGGGTCTATGACGCCCGACTCGAGCGCGCCAGCGGTTGCCGTTCCGGGCCGCGCCGTCGCAGCGCCCGCCGACAAAGCGAGGCCGAACTACAAGCTGCTCGGGCTGCTCGCGCTCGGGCATCTCGTCATCGACACGAACCAGGGCTCGCTCCCCGCGCTCCTGCCGTATCTGAAGACCGCGCTCGGTCTCACGTACACGGCGACGGGCGTGATCGTGCTCATGGCCAACATCACGTCGTCGCTGATCCAGCCGTTCTTCGGTTTCCTCGCCGACAAGACGGCGCGGCGGTGGCTCCTGCCGCTGTCCGTGTTCCTCTCCTCGGTGGGCATCGCGCTGAGCGGCGTGGCGCCGTCCTACTACGCCGTGCTGGCGCTCGTCATGATCAGCGGCTTCGGCATCGCCGCGTACCACCCCGAGGGTTATCGCACCGCGACCCAGGTCGCCGGGGAGCGCAAGGCGACGGGCGTCTCCATCTTCTCGACCGGCGGCAACATCGGCATCGCGGCGGGACCGCCGTTCATCACGCTCCTCCTCACGGGCTTCGGCATGCCCGGCACCCTGGGCATGTTCCTGCCGGGGCTCCTCGTGGCGGGGCTCCTCATGGCCGTGCTGCCGGGGCTGTCGCGGCCGCTGCCGGGGCGCGCGCAGGGCGCGGCGTTGGCGCCGAAGACCATGGTGGGAGGCATGAGCCTGCTCGTGCTCGTCGTCTCCATCCGGTCGTGGACCCAGCTCGGGTTCACGACGTACATGCCGTTCTACTACCTCGAAGTCCTCAGGGGCGACCCGCGCATGGTCGGCACGCTCCTGGCCGTCTTCCTCGGCGCGGGCGCCGTGGGCACGCTCATCGCGGGACCGATCTCGGACCGGGTCGGCCACCGCCGCTACATGGTCAGCGTGTTCTTCCTTGCCGCCCCACTCGCCGTGGCGTTCCTGCTCGTGAGCGGCGTGTGGACCTTCGTGTTCCTGGCCGCCCTCGGGTTCGTCCTCGTGTCGACCTTCACGGTCGCCGTCGTGCTGGGGCAGGCCTACATGCCGCGCAATCTTGGGATGGCCTCAGGGCTCATCGTGGGCTTTGCCATCGGCGCGGGCGGCGTCGGCGCCACCGCGCTCGGCTGGGTCGCGGACCACTGGGGCTTGTCCTCGGCGCTGTGGATCTCGGCGCTCATGCCGATCCTGGGCTGCGCGGTCTCCCTGACGCTGCCCGAGCCGCGCTCGCGCTGACCTGAGCCTGCCCGTGAGCCTCCTCTCCCACTTCCAGGATGGCGAGCAGACGCTGCTCATCGACCAGCGCGGCAAGCGCCATCTCATCCTGTTGCGAAAGGGCGAGACCTTCCACTCCGACCGCGGGTGGATCAAGCACGAGGACATCATCGGCCGGCCCGACGGCTCGTGGGTGCGCACATCCAAGAACACGCGCTGCCTCGCGGTGCGCCCAACGCTGGCCGAGTACGTGCTCGACATGCCGCGCGGCGCCCAGGTTATCTACCCGAAAGACCTTGCGATGGTGCTCTTCTGGGCCGACATCTTCCCGGGCGCGCGCGTGCTCGAGGCGGGGATGGGATCGGGCGCGCTGACGCTGGCGCTCCTGCGCGCCGTCGGGCCCGAGGGCAAGGTCATCACGTACGAGCAGCGCGAGGACTTCGCGCGGCGCGCGCTCGCCAACATCAAGATGCGCATGGGCGAGGTGTCGAACCTCGCGGTCCGGCTGCGGCCCGTGGAGGAGGGGCTCGCCGAGGAGGAGCCGGTGGATCGGGCCGTCTTCGACCTGCCCGAGCCGTGGCATCTGGTCGATTCCGTCACGCACGTGCTGCGCTCGGGCGGCGTCTTTCTCTCGTACGTGCCCACGATCATCCAGTCCCACCAGCTGTCCGAAGCGCTCCGCCGGCACCCCGGCTATTCGCTCGTCGAGACCTTCGAGACGCTGATGCGGCCGTGGAACATCGACGGGCTGTCGGTGCGTCCCTTCCACCGAATGGTCGCGCACACGGGCTTTCTCACCGTCGCGCGGCGCGTGGTGCCGGAGGAGGGTGGGGCGCAGCCTCACGTCGAGTATCCCGAGGGCCACTGAGTGCTGTTAAAGCGCTGGTTCGGACTTTGTCCCGCCGGAGCGACAGTGGGCGGCGAGGTCCGCGGGGGCCAGACCACCCTCATGGTCATGGCCTACATCATCTTCGTGACCCGGCCATCCTGGGCTTCGCCGGCATCCCGGCGCGCTTCGTCGCCTGGCCGGACTTCTCGAGCCTGGGCGCCGGCTTCGACCTCTCGATCTTCGCCCGCGTCGGGGTCCTGACCGCCATCGTCACGATCTTCTCCGTCATGCCCTCGGACTTCTTCGACACCATGGGCACGGTGATCGGGGTGGGCGCCGAGGCGGGATGGCTCACTCCCGACGGCAGGCTCCCGCGCCTGAATCGCGTCCTGCTCGTCGATTCGCTGGCGGCGGTGGCGGGCGCGTCGTCGGCAACGACCTACGTCGAGTCGGCGGCCGGCGTGGCGGCCGGCGCGCACACCGGCCTCGCCTCCGTGGTCACGGGCGGCTGTTTTCTCCTGGCGCTGTTCTTCGCTCCCGTGGCAGGCGTCGTGCCCGCCCAGGCGACGGCGCCCGCGCTGATCCTGGTCGGCTTCCTCATGACCTCGCTCGTCCGGGACATTCCCTTCGGCGGCCTCGAGGAGGGATTCCCGGCGCTCCTGACCGTGGCGCTGATGCCCTTCACGTACTCGATCACGGACGGCATCGGGGCGGGCTTCGTCGCGTACTGCGCCATCAAGCTCCTGCGCGGCAAGGGGGCGGAGGTCCACGGCATGATGTACGGAGCCGCGGCCGCCTTCCTCATCTACTTCGCGCTGCCCGCAATCCGCCCCCTCCTCCGGAATTAGCAGGCGGCTGAAAAAGGCCCATCTGCATCATTTAGCAAGAAGACTGTTGGGGCGCCCTCGGCCGCACGCTCGTGGCAGTTCGAGCTGAGGGGCGGAGCCCCGAGGCGAGGGCTGAGACAGTCGTACGCCTCGCGTGCGGAATCAACCCAGCCCTCGTCTCGCGACGGCACAGGCCGTCGCTCAACTCGAACAGCGGGGCGCCGCCTCGCATCTGGACCTTTTTGAGCCGCCTGTCCAACGCCCTCTAGCTCCTGTGGTAGGCTAGGTGCTCTGCCGCGTCGCCGGCTGAATCCGCTCTAAGAAGGAGGTCGCGTTGCTGATCGGAGCCATGCGGGGGTATTTCAGGGGGCTGAAGTTCGTCCTCCTGGTCGTCATCGTCGCGTTCATCGCCACGTCGCTCTTTTTCTACGGCTCAGGCCCCATGCGGGGGGACGGCGCGCGCTCGAACGCGCCGGCCACCGTCAACGGCGAGGAGGTTCCGGCCGCCCGCTTCCAGCGCATGCAGCGGAACCTCCTCGAGTACTATCGCCGCGCCTACCGGCAGGACATCACGCCGGAGATGGCGGAGCGCATGGGGCTGACCCAGCAGGTCATCAGCGACCTCGTCCAGGAGGCGCTCATCATCCAGCAGGCCAAGCGCGAGGGCATCACGGTCGGCGACGAGGAGCTGCGGCTCCGCATCCAGTCGATTCCCGCTTTCCAGGATGACGGGCGCTTTTCTCGCGACCGGTACCTGGCCCAGCTCAAGCAGGCCCGCATGGACCCCGGGGAGTTCGAGACCGAGGTGCGCCGGGACCTCGTGCGCCAGAGGATGGAGGCGCTCGTCAAGGACGGCATCAAGGTGTCCGACGCCGAGGTGGAGCAAACGTACATGACGCGCTTCGAGCGCGTGCGCGCGAACTGGGCCTCCATCGAGAGCGCGCCGCTCGTGGCCCAGATGACGGTCAGCGACGCCGACGCGGAAGCGTACGTGAAGACGCACGAGGCCCAGTTCAGCCGGCCGGAGCGTCGCCGGATCCAGTATGTCCTGATCGCCCCCAAGGCCTTCGCCAAGGCCGTGCCCGACGCGGACGCCGAGGCGTACTACAAGGAGCACCGGGCCGAGTTCGAGCGGCCCAAGCGGCTCAAGACGTCGCACATCCTGGTGCGCGTGCCGCCCACCGGCGGCAGCGAGGCCGAGAACAAGTCCAAGGCCAAGGTCGAGGAGGCGATCCGGCGCGCGAAGGCCGGCGAGGACTTCGGCAAGCTCGCCAAGGAGCTGTCGGAAGACACCGCGACGGCGCCCCAGGGCGGCGATCTCGGCTTCGTGGGCAAGGGCGAGATGGTGCCGCAGTTCGAGGAGGCGGTATTCGCGCTGAAGAAGGGGGAGATCTCGCCCCAGCCCGTGCGCACGCCCTTCGGCTACCACGCCATCATGGTCTCCGACGTGCAGGACGGCGGCGTCGAGCCGTTCCGCGACGCGGCGGCCAAGATCAAGGAGAAGCTCGCCGCCGAGCGCAGCGAGCGCGCCGCCCAGGCCAAGGCTGACGAGGCGCGGCCCGCATTGGCCGCGACCAAGGATTTCGCCGCTGAGGCGAAGAAGCTCGACGTCGATTGGAAGGAAGCGGTGGTTGCTAGGGGTGACGGGATCGAGGGCATCGGCCGCGACCCGCAGCTCGAGGAAGCGATCTTCGGTCTCGCGGTGGGCGGCGTGACACCGCCGATCAAGACCCCGGGCGGCTTCGTGATCACCCGCGTGGCCGAGTCCTTCCCGGCCGGTGTGCCGCCCTTCGCCGAGATCAAGGACAAGGC
Above is a window of Candidatus Rokuibacteriota bacterium DNA encoding:
- a CDS encoding MFS transporter; this translates as MTPDSSAPAVAVPGRAVAAPADKARPNYKLLGLLALGHLVIDTNQGSLPALLPYLKTALGLTYTATGVIVLMANITSSLIQPFFGFLADKTARRWLLPLSVFLSSVGIALSGVAPSYYAVLALVMISGFGIAAYHPEGYRTATQVAGERKATGVSIFSTGGNIGIAAGPPFITLLLTGFGMPGTLGMFLPGLLVAGLLMAVLPGLSRPLPGRAQGAALAPKTMVGGMSLLVLVVSIRSWTQLGFTTYMPFYYLEVLRGDPRMVGTLLAVFLGAGAVGTLIAGPISDRVGHRRYMVSVFFLAAPLAVAFLLVSGVWTFVFLAALGFVLVSTFTVAVVLGQAYMPRNLGMASGLIVGFAIGAGGVGATALGWVADHWGLSSALWISALMPILGCAVSLTLPEPRSR
- a CDS encoding tRNA (adenine-N1)-methyltransferase, encoding MSLLSHFQDGEQTLLIDQRGKRHLILLRKGETFHSDRGWIKHEDIIGRPDGSWVRTSKNTRCLAVRPTLAEYVLDMPRGAQVIYPKDLAMVLFWADIFPGARVLEAGMGSGALTLALLRAVGPEGKVITYEQREDFARRALANIKMRMGEVSNLAVRLRPVEEGLAEEEPVDRAVFDLPEPWHLVDSVTHVLRSGGVFLSYVPTIIQSHQLSEALRRHPGYSLVETFETLMRPWNIDGLSVRPFHRMVAHTGFLTVARRVVPEEGGAQPHVEYPEGH
- a CDS encoding NCS2 family permease codes for the protein MSRRSDSGRRGPRGPDHPHGHGLHHLRDPAILGFAGIPARFVAWPDFSSLGAGFDLSIFARVGVLTAIVTIFSVMPSDFFDTMGTVIGVGAEAGWLTPDGRLPRLNRVLLVDSLAAVAGASSATTYVESAAGVAAGAHTGLASVVTGGCFLLALFFAPVAGVVPAQATAPALILVGFLMTSLVRDIPFGGLEEGFPALLTVALMPFTYSITDGIGAGFVAYCAIKLLRGKGAEVHGMMYGAAAAFLIYFALPAIRPLLRN
- a CDS encoding peptidyl-prolyl cis-trans isomerase, which translates into the protein MLIGAMRGYFRGLKFVLLVVIVAFIATSLFFYGSGPMRGDGARSNAPATVNGEEVPAARFQRMQRNLLEYYRRAYRQDITPEMAERMGLTQQVISDLVQEALIIQQAKREGITVGDEELRLRIQSIPAFQDDGRFSRDRYLAQLKQARMDPGEFETEVRRDLVRQRMEALVKDGIKVSDAEVEQTYMTRFERVRANWASIESAPLVAQMTVSDADAEAYVKTHEAQFSRPERRRIQYVLIAPKAFAKAVPDADAEAYYKEHRAEFERPKRLKTSHILVRVPPTGGSEAENKSKAKVEEAIRRAKAGEDFGKLAKELSEDTATAPQGGDLGFVGKGEMVPQFEEAVFALKKGEISPQPVRTPFGYHAIMVSDVQDGGVEPFRDAAAKIKEKLAAERSERAAQAKADEARPALAATKDFAAEAKKLDVDWKEAVVARGDGIEGIGRDPQLEEAIFGLAVGGVTPPIKTPGGFVITRVAESFPAGVPPFAEIKDKALNAVKRERAGVLAEERAKAFAASVGTGDFLAAARRDKLAAGETQLFSRGEPPKDKEALPGAVLLAALHTPTGAISEPVRTGTGFYVVKTIERRAADLQGFDKVRDQVRVQLLEAKRNQAWERWIKALFTGAKIQVQGETIPER